A window of the Hordeum vulgare subsp. vulgare chromosome 5H, MorexV3_pseudomolecules_assembly, whole genome shotgun sequence genome harbors these coding sequences:
- the LOC123395652 gene encoding coatomer subunit alpha-2-like isoform X2, with amino-acid sequence MLTKFETKSNRVKGLAFHPWRPWILASLHSGVIQMWDYRMGTLLHRFDEHDGPVRGVHFHKTQLLFVSGDREVFPQAAKGFCSGLTRLVWSFWIDDKAGVSA; translated from the exons ATGCTGACCAAGTTCGAGACCAAGAGCAACCGGGTCAAGGGGCTCGCCTTCCACCCGTGGCGCCCATGGATCCTCGCGAGCCTCCACAGCGGGGTCATCCAGATGTGGGACTACCGCatgggcaccctcctccaccgcttcGACGAGCACGACGGCCCCGTCCGCGGCGTCCACTTCCACAAGACGCAGCTGCTCTTCGTTTCCGGAG ACCGAGAAGTCTTTCCTCAAGCAGCAAAAGGTTTTTGCTCAG GACTGACGAGGCTTGTGTGGAGTTTCTGGATTGATGACAAGGCTGGTGTCTCGGCCTGA
- the LOC123395652 gene encoding uncharacterized protein LOC123395652 isoform X1 — MDPREPPQRGHPDVGLPHGHPPPPLRRARRPRPRRPLPQDAAALRFRRYNNLVVAVAGRAQVRRDSRLTGRDDKRQLDMNREVFPQAAKGFCSGLTRLVWSFWIDDKAGVSA; from the exons ATGGATCCTCGCGAGCCTCCACAGCGGGGTCATCCAGATGTGGGACTACCGCatgggcaccctcctccaccgcttcGACGAGCACGACGGCCCCGTCCGCGGCGTCCACTTCCACAAGACGCAGCTGCTCTTCGTTTCCGGAG ATACAACaaccttgttgttgctgttgctgggcGCGCGCAGGTCAGGCGTGATTCAAGGCTCACGGGGAGAGATGACAAGCGACAATTAGACATGA ACCGAGAAGTCTTTCCTCAAGCAGCAAAAGGTTTTTGCTCAG GACTGACGAGGCTTGTGTGGAGTTTCTGGATTGATGACAAGGCTGGTGTCTCGGCCTGA